Below is a window of Danio rerio strain Tuebingen ecotype United States chromosome 11, GRCz12tu, whole genome shotgun sequence DNA.
TCAAAGTGACAATAATGTTTTGTAACATAATTTGAAATAACTGGGAGGTTAAACTACTAGAAACTGGATCACAGGTATGTTGAGTGGAAAGTGGTAGCCTAAAGACAAGATACAATAGTGGTTACAACGAGTAGCCTAAAGACAATTTTATATTGTTGGACTGTTTTATATTGATCATTCAGTCTGACAGCTTTTATGGAccatatttttacattaacatttagtcaTAAAGCAGATGCTTTTGCCCAAAGCCACTTACAAATAAGAAAGGCTTTAAGCAACTCACCATAATGAGGCAATACTTATAAAAAGTACTACTTATACAAACCAAAACTAGGGTAAGCAAAAGGAGGAAAATTAGGATTTTGTCAAGTACTTGTGGAAGAAATGAGTTTTCAGTAGGTGTTTGTATGTTAGCAGTGCATCAGTATACTAGTTTGTGTGGTACTGGGAAGGTTGTTCCACTGGTGAGGAACAGTGAAGGTAAAGGTTCTGGAAAGTAAAGGacgttttaatttttaaaatgtccttCATATTATAAACATGCATGAGATGCTGTAAAAACAGTGCAATGTGGCACAGGCATATTTAAATACATTCCAATCTgagtaagtttattttataagTGGCATTCACAGTTATGACGTCAGGTGCATTCGGATaactgtattaatattttttactaaTCATGAATATTCATTctgaattaattatttgaataaatttaatacaaatattatatttattttgttacacCTGTTTAAAGTTCATGTTTATTTCAATTCCGACATGATTTCAATGCATTAAATATATTGATACTGTCTTGCAAAtgccacaaaataaataaagaataaaaacagcAAAGTGGAACAAAACAAATTCTGTGAATCGATACTATAATGATGAAGTCAAATATAGTAGCAACTTAAATTACAAATTAACCTCAGCCCAAGTGTAATTAACACAGTTGGATTTTACAATATGCTGCTGATTTTACAGTGAATTTGATGTTGGCTTTGTGGTTTATTTGCACAGTACACATGAAATGAGGAAGTATAAACTTTATTGTGGTCTGTAACTTGTCACGCCTTGTTATTTAGGCCATGAATGCTCCATCCTTTCGGGTGGAGCGGATGGACGATGGCCGAATTCTCCTCCATTACTACTCTGACAGAAAAGGACTTTATCACATTGTGCCAGGTGAGACATTTAAAGTATCAGGTACCCATACAAAATACATCTTCagacacaatttacatttaaaaaatcccCACTGtccacatattatttatttattttgctgtccTTATTTTAACTGGCTCATCATGGATTGTTGTTGTCTTTGAACCCATCGGTCAGGTATTATCGAGGCTGTGGCAAAGGATTTCTTTGACAGTGAGGTTACGATGACCATACTGAATCAATCAGAAGAGGATGAGCGCACCGGAAAAAAGGAACATGTTGTTTTCCACATGGTGCAGAAGGAAAAGGTCACCAAAAGAAAGGCCCAAACAAGACAGAACAACAGTGAGGAGGAAATACTAGAGGTGAAAAAAGTATGTAAGACCAGACTGACAGGAATAAATTGCAAGAATACTGTACGAGCATCTTGTTGTAATTTTAAAGTTTAGTGTCTTTTTTACTTGCTTTGGCACATAATAAAGGAGTATTACAATTTCGAGTAGTCTTACCTACTTAAAGATCAGACACTTCAATCAGCTGCAGGTTATATGAGAACTATGATGAATGGCTAAATAGGTCTAGACACCAGGACTGTCTGATGTCTTTGTGTTTTTTAAATCCTAAGTAACGTGTGAAAATATGTAACCATGACAACTGCTGTATCACAGGACAAGGAGGAGACAATGAGGAGGATGAAGGCCAGGTATGCAAACCTGCAGCTGTGTCCAAGGAAACGATCTCCATGGGAGCTTGTGAGAAGCATTGTCATGCTGGGCCAAGGTTTGACAGACATCTATTCACACTGTCGCTGCTGTTTTTGACTTTGCTACTACACAGCATGCTGTATCTGAATGCCTGACAAATGATTCTAAAataagagatatatatatattttttttattgtgctttaaatacatttctaaacacatacactcaccggccactttattaggtacacctgtccaactgcacattaatgcaaatttctaatcagccaatctcaatccaatagagcacctttagggtgtggtggaatgggagattcacatcatggatgtgcagctgataaattgcagcaactgcatgatgctatcatgttaatatggactaaaatcactgaggaatatttccagcaccttgttgaatctataccgcaaaggattaaggcagttctgaaggcaaaagggggtccaacccggtacaagtAATATGTACCTTATAaaatggctggtgagtgtatacatatattctatatatacatacatatatatatatatatatatatatatatatatatatatatatatatatatatatatatatatatatatatatatatatatatatatatatatatatgataggaCAGTATATTTTAACAGGAAAAGTAGAGAGGGTTGAAATCATGCAGGAAATTTTCTTGAGTTGGAATTAGAACTAGCGTAGTTGCACTATTGTCGATGCACTGatcattagacattaaaaactgtatGTAGACATGTATATTTAAAACAGTCTACATCACACTCTAACAATGTACCTGTTTTGATAGTTTTTCTTAGAATTAATAAGTTTACACATTTTTTCTACTCTGTAGGCAATCTGCGGCAGTCATTCACTCCCAGCTACCCAAAAACACTGTGGATTGAAGAGCAGGCCTTCTGTAATGCTTTTCCCTTTCACATAGTTTTCGATAGTGACGTAAGAAACTTTAATTCTGTCTTTTCTATTGTTTAACATTTCCAATTTCAAATTTTTACAAATTGTCTGTCTTTCTAGCTGGTGGTGAAGCACACAGGTGTCAACATTCAGAAGTTTGTTCCTGGACTGCAGACAGCAGGAATCCGACTGGATGAGTACTTTACAATTGTTCACCCAGAGGTCATCTTCAACATCCAGAGCATCAAGAAGTTCATTAACAGCCAATTTGTGCTAAAAACCAGGAGGGAAATGTTACCAGAGGTCCAGCAAAACCAACCCACTCTCAAATTGAGAGGTGTTTATTCccttaaaaaaaagtataattgaAATTGATCCCATGTTTAGACAAACTGAGTGAGGTAGAAAGGTTGCATGAGTAGACATAAATCCATGGAGTTGGAAGGATGCATGACTATAAATACATAAAGCCACTAGTAGATCTAGACACTTGGAGCAAAACATTTGAACAACATAGTAGTAGTAGATCTAGACTGTTGCAGAAAAAATTAGGTATGAACAGGTTGAAGGCAGCTCCAAACGGGTGGCatttgagctccaagtgggccaTACAAATGTTCTGAAACTTGGGACTGCtccatttatttaatgtcttgtacataatccaatgttttatattattaacatctacacctatcCCAACCCAAAACCTTAACCTTTATGTTTCTCAATAGGcgcagccctgctgaaaaatccagcttaaaccagccttggctggttggctggttttagctggttgagcaggctggatttagaggggttttggccatttccaggctggcttccagccatttccagcctggtcttagctggtcaggctggaaaatgaccagctaaatccagctaaaaccacctTGGCCAGCCTAGTTTTAGCTgtacatagctggttttggcttggctcccagcctggctaggttggtcaagttggttttagctggtcatctcccagcctgaccagctaagaccaggctggaaatggctaaaacccctctaaaaccagcctggtcgaccagatgaaaccagccaaccagcctaggctggtttaagctgtttttttcagtgagGAGCTCTAACCCTTCTATCTGAAACCCAATCTACTTGTGGCATAAGCCCTTCCAGTTGGTCTCCGCAAGCATGTACTGTCTATAAGCATATATTCTTGAAAAATACTGAATCATTGCATAAGTAGTAGATCTAGAGAGTTAGAGCTGAAAAAGGTGGAACATCGCATTAGATGGCATACATAAATCAATAGTGGAGGATGTGGAGGTTTGCATAAGTACATACATATAAATCTAGAAATAGAAATAGACAGGTGGAGCTGGGTAAGGTGGAGGGTTTCACTGAGTATTTAAATATTAAGCAAGCAGTCTCCTTGGCTGCACAATATCAGGGCCTATCAGCTTTCCATCATGTGATTTCTTGCAGACTGGACCATCTAAAGCAGGAGTGCTCAACCCTATTCCTgaatctaccttcctgcagagttcagcttcaactctgatcaaacacaccaaTTAACACACCTGCAATGAACTTGGTAATTagaggcaggtgtgtttgatatgggttgcaactgaaatctgcaggaaggtagatttccaggaacagggttggtccccattgatctagagcaggggtgtccaaactcggtcctggagggctggtgtcctgcatagtttagctccaacatcctacaacacacctacctggaagtttctagtaaacttagaaagagcttgattagctgcttcaggtgtgtttaattggggttggaactaaaatatgcaggacaccggcccccaCCGgcccagaaccgagtttggacacccctgatctagagtttATTTACTGAACTAGAtatctgtttgtttgtatttttaaggACAGATGATGTGGATGGAGTCGCTGAACTGCATGATCTATCTGTGCTCTCCAAAGCTACGAAGTCTCCAGGAGCTAGAGGAACGGGGTCTTCATCTGGCTGACATCGCTCAGCATGACACCACAAGAGATCTGATCCTGCTCAACCAGCAGAGGCTGGCTGAAATTGAGCTTTCCAATCAGCTGGAAAGAAAGAAGGAGGAGTTGAGGATCCTCTCGCGCAACCTGGAGATCGAGAAGCAGAAATCAGAAAAGCTCCTCTATGCCATGCTGCCGACGCATGTTGCCAACCAGCTTAAAGAGGGCAAAAGAGTGGAAGCGGGTAATGAAAGCTTTGAACGGAGCATTGATGGACTCATTTCTCATGCTTCCCAAAGTTCAGGCTCTTTCTGTTCTTCTTTCAGGTGAGTTCAAAGTGTGCACCATCCTCTTCAGTGATGTGGTCACATTCACTAACATCTGTGCAGCCTGCGAACCCATTCAGATAGTCAACATGCTCAACGCCATGTACTCCAGATTTGATCGTCTTACAAGCATCCATAATGTCTATaaggtatctatctatctatctatctatctatctatctatctatctatctatctatctatctatctatctatctatctatctatctatctatctatctatctatctatctatctatctatctatctatctatctatctatctatctatctatctatctatctatctatctatctgtctatttgtctgtctgtctgtctgtctgtctgtctatctatctactacAGTTAGAGATGGTTCAGAATGATCACTACCGCCATGTGTAATGCCGCCACGGGTCAAAGGGATTAGTAAAATGTCTTTTACACtgccgccagggggcacaaaAGAATGAAATCCGAATGGACAGAAAAATACAGTAGACAAAAATAccatattaataacataatacCATAAGAATTATACAGTAGACATAATTAAaactgctacttgtaaatgaagatgaaataacaaaacaaaacataattcctTCATAAATCATTCTAAACTTGGTATTAAGCTTTACTATTATAGTAAACTAGTTAAGTACAACAAGGGttcattttagaaataaaaaaataaataaaagacaactaaaatgcgAGTAACaaccataattaaataaataaataaagcagtgttgtAGACTAAATACAGAGATTTGTAcagtacttttattttaaaatgataagaAAATTAGgttttcatctatctatctatctatctatctatctatctatctatctatctatctatctatctatctatctatctatctatctatctatctatctatctatctatctatctgtctgtctgtctgtctgtctgtctgtctgtctgtctgtctgtctgtctgtctgtctgtctgtctgtctctaaaCAATGTCAatgacaatataaaatatatacaatttaatgCTGTGATCTACCGATTTTCAAATTACTTAAGTAAAAATATCTTAATCTGTTAATCCAGTGTTTTTTACACAATTATAGTGTTCATTAACGTTTTGAGTTCGttttttagttcatttttttaGATGAAGTGATTAAAATAGTAACTGAATGCTTTTGTTGTTTCTGTTTTAGCTTTAGCAACTAGTACTGAGACCAGTGCTagactttgttttgtttatttgaaaaggCAACATTTAAAGCAAAGATTTGTCAAATtacttttaagtgtttatttttaatttgatctcaacttaatttttaataataaaaaaacaagtaaacatcaacaataaaaaaattatattcttaaaaacacattatattttattattgttaatgctattaatgtgaaaaaagaaagatattttcTCAAAACAGGTGGAGACAATAGGTGATGCTTACATGGTGGTTGGTGGTGTGCCTGTtcctacaaacacacacgcagaacGGGTGGCAAACTTTGCCCTCGGTATGAGAATTGCTGCGAGAGAAGTAACCAACCCTATCACAGGACAGCCCAtacaggtgtgtatgtgtgacaaTATAACCTCTGCGGGATCATTATAGTTTGtcaaattaaattgatttattgtcAATCTAGATTCGTGTTGGCCTGCACACCGGTCCAGTTTTGGCTGGCGTTGTAGGTGAGAAGATGCCACGATATTGTTTATTTGGAGACACGGTAAATACAGCCTCTCGGATGGAGAGCCACGGGGTCCCAGATCACATACATGTGAGCCCCTTCACTTTCAGGTAAACACTGGTTTTAGACTTTCAattcaaatgtaagacttttgaAGATCTTACTAAAACCAATAAGAATGAAATTTAAGACCCATCATTCTGATTTTTAGAGTGTTGATATCTTGTCACACAGTCTTAATGCACACTTTAGTcagtaaatattaacatttaacataaaaaagcAACAGTGAAGACATGTATAGTGTTAAACTACAattctatttcaaataaatctttctgttaaactttttatttatcaaagattatGAAAAAACTTATCGTGACATCCagaaaaatattaagcagctcaTTTTTCAAAGCTTACAAATCATaattagaataatttctgaagaatgaggttattaattatataaaataacatcTTTCCATCACAAGATTACATTTGAAAATAccttaaaatacaagttaaagttttaaattgtaattacaCAGTATTGAAGTGTTTACTATATTTCATGTAAGTACAAATGAGGTCTTGTCTAAGTTCAGTCACCATAATAACACTAAATCCACTGACATACTTGATCTCAAACCAAATCTAAGAAAAGAATTGACCAGAACTCACCCACATCACTTCCTGTCTGCAGTGTGATAAAAGACAAAGGAATCTTTGAGATGGCGGAGAGGGGTGAGATCGaggtgaaaggcaaaggcctgaTGAGAACATACTTCCTGCTGAAGAACCTCCAGAAGAGCGACGAACAGATCATGGGCTTGGTTGatggagagatgtgtgtgtaccAGGAAGACCTGGAGGAGGAGACGGATGACCTGAAGGGTGAGGAAACTCTGTCCATGTCAAAACACAtccaaatataattttttcaagTAGTTTCACCATAGTAACAGCTTTTTGACCCATTTGGTTTTTCATAAACGATATATTATAGGACTGTAAAATGTATGTCCTGCTAGCTGTGGGTTAGGATTTAGGGTCCTGTTTCCACCAGGAATTAGCATATGTTTTCAATGATCTGAATACAATTGGTCAGCTGCGATGTATTACTGTTTCCACCTGGCATTAACATGTGTTCATTTCATTGAGACCCTTCCCTCTTATATCCCCATGTTCTACACCTCTTTCCATAGCAAGGATTTTGATGTCAACTACAATTTCACAAATTCCACTGCTCGTTTAGTCATGACAGATAATGATCATCGAATTCAGCTTGTTGTCCTCAAAGGAGGCTCAGCTTGAGATATGTATTCAAACCCCCCTATGAGTGTACTTCTGAAGAGAAAGAATGAGCGAGTAGGGGAATGAGGGGAGGTGGTGGGATGCTGGAAAAAATTGTCAGCTGACACAGTGCAATGACTGCTGCTTATATACACATGTAACAATGGTACGACTGAATGATTAGGCTCTTCCTGAACcaatgttgtgaacttatttcaATACATATTCTGTCTGCTTTGGTTCAGAACAATGAAGTTTTGGTGCTCtttcaaaaaacaaatgtgttcagTCAGTATAAACAGAGAGTAGCTGTCTTCTGTGGCTGTTTGGATGCATTCATTCGGCTACAGGGTGACCAGACGTCCTGTGTTCAGTCCTGTATTTCAGCTCTGTAGAGTGTCCAGGCTCTTTAATGAACTTTTCCTAGAAATTCTTTATTGCTTAATGCTACCAGTAGTCTTCTGTCACATTAAAATTGCCTGATCAATTGTAGCCAGTGATATTTTGACAATTGGAGCACAATTCCAAATTGATCTAGTTGTAGTTAGTGACGTTAATGAGCATTTACATTATCCAATCAAAGTTTTTGAATTACTTACCTAGTATATGTGATGCACCTACCTTCTGTTTGGATAGAAATGTTTGCAGGCATAatatgtccacagtcatatttgaGTGATATAAACATATCTTAAGCAGTATGGTTTTCCCCACTCACTGATATGGATTGACAGGCATTTATTACCATGTCGTTTTACTTAATATACCAAGAGTGGGTGGGAAGAACCAGCTAattttcatttcaagagttcacacttagctgctGATTGatgataaagcttgtttggcatgcggtcccgggagagaaccctgagctcataagatcctcgagttcGGGGCtacctcccatttgcaaggcgagaggggagtttgagctcaagtagatctcgagaactcccctgctgtagtagctaatgaacagattgctcttaagagataactacttactatgagcatgtctatggtgccgatttggattagtcaattaacttaagtcgcatgtttttggacgatgGGAGGAAACCTGGGGgtaacccacgtgagcacggggagaacgtgtaaactccgcacagaaacgtcagctggcttagTAAGGACCagaaccagtgacatttttgctgtgaggcaacagtgctaaccactgggccaccatgccaaccatctaggaaagaaggaggagtaggggtggaagggcgattcttcaaaatgaagatggctattatatggaacttagggaatttaaagtggcttaggaatcgtctgattggtgaatcataaattggataatgtgggacaagccgcaagcaatcataagcatgtgattatctccaaattagcttataaataaacttcaattaAAGGAACATGCGCAAAACATCTACAATTTTCTTTTACACAAAAATTGACATTCTCATCAAAAAGTGTGTGCACAAAACTGAAcaagataaacttttttttatccaaTCAGAAAAAATGTGCACAAGTGAAGTTTTTATAAACATTTGCAGATGATTGATCATGGCTGGTCTTGCATCAACAATTATATAATCAACCAATCAGCTGATTTCCAAACGCACTTACGCCTTTTattaacttgattttttttttcaagaatccCTCCTCCACCCCAATTCCTCCACCTCTTTGTTCCTAAGCTGAATAAGACTGGGAGTTATCAGGAATGACCTGAGCCGGGACTCTTCTCTCTCTCATCTTAAAAAGAGCTTGAGAATCCTTTGAAAtcagggctctctccagggacagcatgccaaatgaaGCATcagataagtgtgaactcttgaagctatgatggaaacacatttaccatttcatcttctgaggtgcaagtaatttaGAAGTAAGAAACAAGGCCCACAGAAGCTTCAACTGCAGCCACTTGCattttttgttctctttgactcactggatgaaaacatgctttatttgcaaatgctttatggaatattccagttttgcgcataagaTTAGTttgcatatttggatggaaacaaagctgaTGGCTGTTCTTCAGTTCAACGCAAGAAAGAAATACATGTTTAAAATCGTTGGTTGTTCATGTTATTAGGCCATTAGTCTTATACATCAACCCATCACAGGGGTCTTCAAGCTTTCTTAAGGCCACAAAAGAGATCACAAAATTCAGTAAAAAGCTGTAATGTTGTAAAATATGATTACCACTTTAAATCAatactttaaattgtaattaatttcaGTGATGGTAAAgagaattttcagcatcatgtGATCCCTCAAGAATattctgatttgctgctcaagaaacctCTTATCTCACAATCCATGTTCACACTATCATTTGCACAGAAGTGAGTCCCGAAGACATGAATGCTGTGCTGAAAGTTGAAGAGGACGCACATAAGGAAGTGGCTGAGAATGGGAATAATCACACATCACCACCATCCCCATCATCTCTCCACTCAGACAAAAGCTCCTCCGATCATTTGATTCAGTTCGACATCACGCCAGCGTACGACAGCCCGAATGACTTCAAACATCTACACAATGGCCATCACTCAGATGGCATTAACACAAAGTTCTGCTCCATACTTTAGtcctgtgtttctcaaccatattgctggaggaccaccagctctgcacattttccatttcTCCTTAAgacacctgatttagatcatcagcAAAGACGGAAAGACCTGTAATAGGTTTGACAGAATAAGGACACATACacaacatgcagtgttggtggtcctccacgAATGAGATTGAGAAATACTGCTTTAGTCCAACGACGCTCATTTAAGGCAAGTTTCAAGAAGATTGAATTTCAAAAATACCATTTAAAAGTCCACAAATCAACATCTGTAACCTAAAACCAGCAGCACGACACACTCTGTAGTGTATAATGACTGTTTTCCCAGCTCAAAAAACAGTAGGGAATTTCAGCTTTGTGCATGCAGATTTGTCACGTGGGAAAGGCAAGTCTCTCCATGCTGAATCCCAGCGCCAGGCTTCATTTGCACCTGCTGGTCTCCTGCTGGTGAAGGCCGGCAGAAACACCAACCCCACTGAGAAAACTCATTTCCCTCTGGAGAAATTAAACACTTATTATGAACTGTTTTTGTGTGGAAATCTGATGGCAGACACAGATGACCAGAGGTAGGCAAACATATGGTTGCTGTTCAGCGATCAAATGTTTGTTTGTGATCGTCTGCGCTCTGTTAGGTAACATGGGAACTAATTATTCGATGTGATTCAAGACCATGCAATGTTTTTCTCTCAAAAACAAGGACTGCATGCAAATGTGCCGTGTGTTATTAATTTGCTTGCTGCTTCTGTGTTTGAAGGAAATGTGATTACAGAGGATTTCAAATTTTGAAAGAATGTTTAAGTCTGATTAATGAATagaataaatttaaatttcagCGTActtgtaataacaataataaaaatctattctatgaaacacacctgcttgtaaaTACCAATTATACGAATCCCTATTTGCTAAGAATTGATTAAAGTGAATTTTGCAatgtatactacctgacaaaagtcttgttgcctatccaagtttaggA
It encodes the following:
- the gucy1b2 gene encoding guanylate cyclase soluble subunit beta-2 isoform X1, producing the protein MCLCASQSPCVSAGGKSVRVYRIQLWNYSRWFGKMYGFINTCLKSLVIERFGEETWENLRLMAGVQETFMTYEIYDDIITLRLVQEACKMLDVSSEVVLKLFGEYFFSFCKMSGYDTMLRTLGGNLVEFIENLDALHSYLALSYEAMNAPSFRVERMDDGRILLHYYSDRKGLYHIVPGIIEAVAKDFFDSEVTMTILNQSEEDERTGKKEHVVFHMVQKEKVTKRKAQTRQNNSEEEILEVKKDKEETMRRMKARYANLQLCPRKRSPWELVRSIVMLGQGNLRQSFTPSYPKTLWIEEQAFCNAFPFHIVFDSDLVVKHTGVNIQKFVPGLQTAGIRLDEYFTIVHPEVIFNIQSIKKFINSQFVLKTRREMLPEVQQNQPTLKLRGQMMWMESLNCMIYLCSPKLRSLQELEERGLHLADIAQHDTTRDLILLNQQRLAEIELSNQLERKKEELRILSRNLEIEKQKSEKLLYAMLPTHVANQLKEGKRVEAGEFKVCTILFSDVVTFTNICAACEPIQIVNMLNAMYSRFDRLTSIHNVYKVETIGDAYMVVGGVPVPTNTHAERVANFALGMRIAAREVTNPITGQPIQIRVGLHTGPVLAGVVGEKMPRYCLFGDTVNTASRMESHGVPDHIHVSPFTFSVIKDKGIFEMAERGEIEVKGKGLMRTYFLLKNLQKSDEQIMGLVDGEMCVYQEDLEEETDDLKEVSPEDMNAVLKVEEDAHKEVAENGNNHTSPPSPSSLHSDKSSSDHLIQFDITPAYDSPNDFKHLHNGHHSDGINTKFCSIL
- the gucy1b2 gene encoding guanylate cyclase soluble subunit beta-2 isoform X6; translated protein: MSLLRIVAGHQDACPVLQSVPESQWTRTDVSSEVVLKLFGEYFFSFCKMSGYDTMLRTLGGNLVEFIENLDALHSYLALSYEAMNAPSFRVERMDDGRILLHYYSDRKGLYHIVPGIIEAVAKDFFDSEVTMTILNQSEEDERTGKKEHVVFHMVQKEKVTKRKAQTRQNNSEEEILEDKEETMRRMKARYANLQLCPRKRSPWELVRSIVMLGQGNLRQSFTPSYPKTLWIEEQAFCNAFPFHIVFDSDLVVKHTGVNIQKFVPGLQTAGIRLDEYFTIVHPEVIFNIQSIKKFINSQFVLKTRREMLPEVQQNQPTLKLRGQMMWMESLNCMIYLCSPKLRSLQELEERGLHLADIAQHDTTRDLILLNQQRLAEIELSNQLERKKEELRILSRNLEIEKQKSEKLLYAMLPTHVANQLKEGKRVEAGEFKVCTILFSDVVTFTNICAACEPIQIVNMLNAMYSRFDRLTSIHNVYKVETIGDAYMVVGGVPVPTNTHAERVANFALGMRIAAREVTNPITGQPIQIRVGLHTGPVLAGVVGEKMPRYCLFGDTVNTASRMESHGVPDHIHVSPFTFSVIKDKGIFEMAERGEIEVKGKGLMRTYFLLKNLQKSDEQIMGLVDGEMCVYQEDLEEETDDLKEVSPEDMNAVLKVEEDAHKEVAENGNNHTSPPSPSSLHSDKSSSDHLIQFDITPAYDSPNDFKHLHNGHHSDGINTKFCSIL
- the gucy1b2 gene encoding guanylate cyclase soluble subunit beta-2 isoform X4, producing MYGFINTCLKSLVIERFGEETWENLRLMAGVQETFMTYEIYDDIITLRLVQEACKMLDVSSEVVLKLFGEYFFSFCKMSGYDTMLRTLGGNLVEFIENLDALHSYLALSYEAMNAPSFRVERMDDGRILLHYYSDRKGLYHIVPGIIEAVAKDFFDSEVTMTILNQSEEDERTGKKEHVVFHMVQKEKVTKRKAQTRQNNSEEEILEVKKDKEETMRRMKARYANLQLCPRKRSPWELVRSIVMLGQGNLRQSFTPSYPKTLWIEEQAFCNAFPFHIVFDSDLVVKHTGVNIQKFVPGLQTAGIRLDEYFTIVHPEVIFNIQSIKKFINSQFVLKTRREMLPEVQQNQPTLKLRGQMMWMESLNCMIYLCSPKLRSLQELEERGLHLADIAQHDTTRDLILLNQQRLAEIELSNQLERKKEELRILSRNLEIEKQKSEKLLYAMLPTHVANQLKEGKRVEAGEFKVCTILFSDVVTFTNICAACEPIQIVNMLNAMYSRFDRLTSIHNVYKVETIGDAYMVVGGVPVPTNTHAERVANFALGMRIAAREVTNPITGQPIQIRVGLHTGPVLAGVVGEKMPRYCLFGDTVNTASRMESHGVPDHIHVSPFTFSVIKDKGIFEMAERGEIEVKGKGLMRTYFLLKNLQKSDEQIMGLVDGEMCVYQEDLEEETDDLKEVSPEDMNAVLKVEEDAHKEVAENGNNHTSPPSPSSLHSDKSSSDHLIQFDITPAYDSPNDFKHLHNGHHSDGINTKFCSIL
- the gucy1b2 gene encoding guanylate cyclase soluble subunit beta-2 isoform X2, giving the protein MCLCASQSPCVSAGGKSVRVYRIQLWNYSRWFGKMYGFINTCLKSLVIERFGEETWENLRLMAGVQETFMTYEIYDDIITLRLVQEACKMLDVSSEVVLKLFGEYFFSFCKMSGYDTMLRTLGGNLVEFIENLDALHSYLALSYEAMNAPSFRVERMDDGRILLHYYSDRKGLYHIVPGIIEAVAKDFFDSEVTMTILNQSEEDERTGKKEHVVFHMVQKEKVTKRKAQTRQNNSEEEILEDKEETMRRMKARYANLQLCPRKRSPWELVRSIVMLGQGNLRQSFTPSYPKTLWIEEQAFCNAFPFHIVFDSDLVVKHTGVNIQKFVPGLQTAGIRLDEYFTIVHPEVIFNIQSIKKFINSQFVLKTRREMLPEVQQNQPTLKLRGQMMWMESLNCMIYLCSPKLRSLQELEERGLHLADIAQHDTTRDLILLNQQRLAEIELSNQLERKKEELRILSRNLEIEKQKSEKLLYAMLPTHVANQLKEGKRVEAGEFKVCTILFSDVVTFTNICAACEPIQIVNMLNAMYSRFDRLTSIHNVYKVETIGDAYMVVGGVPVPTNTHAERVANFALGMRIAAREVTNPITGQPIQIRVGLHTGPVLAGVVGEKMPRYCLFGDTVNTASRMESHGVPDHIHVSPFTFSVIKDKGIFEMAERGEIEVKGKGLMRTYFLLKNLQKSDEQIMGLVDGEMCVYQEDLEEETDDLKEVSPEDMNAVLKVEEDAHKEVAENGNNHTSPPSPSSLHSDKSSSDHLIQFDITPAYDSPNDFKHLHNGHHSDGINTKFCSIL